From Thermoflavifilum aggregans, a single genomic window includes:
- the fusA gene encoding elongation factor G: MADLAFQRNFGIAAHIDAGKTTTTERILYYTGMTHKIGEVHEGAAITDWMEQEKERGITITSASVTCYWKFPTVQGQAIPGTKQYKFNIIDTPGHVDFTVEVERSMRVLDGLVALFSAVDGVEPQSETVWRQANRYHVPRIGFVNKMDRAGADFLNVVRQVREMLGAKSVPLQLPIGAEDHFKGVVDLVEMKGIIWDEATLGMTYQEVPIPDDMKEEVEEWRNHLIETVAEYDEKLMEKYFEDPHSITNDEIYAVLRKATIDMSIVPMLCGSAFKNKGVQTLLDAVVRYLPSPIDIAAVKGVDPRTGEEVVRKTDPKEPFAALAFKIMTDPFVGRLAYFRCYSGHLDAGSYVLNNRTGRNERISRILQMFANKQNPIDFIEAGDIGAAVGFKDIKTGDTLSDPDHPIVLESMFIPEPVIAVAIEPKAQADVDKMSMALAKLMEEDPTLRVKTDEETGQTILQGMGELHLEIILDRMRREFKVEVNQGAPQVAYKEAFTTTVQHREILKKQTGGRGKYADIVFELGPADEEWLKNNPGQHFQFVNDIFGGAIPKEYIPAIQKGFESAMETGVLAGYPVDNMKVRVYDGSYHEVDSDSMSFELCARSGFREAGKKAKPILLEPIMKVEVITPDQYMGDVTGDLNRRRGILEGMDSRNNAQVIKAKVPLSEMFGYVTQLRSLTSGRATSTMEFSHYAPAPANIAEEVIAKAKGKVSVE, from the coding sequence ATGGCAGATTTAGCTTTTCAACGAAATTTCGGAATTGCTGCTCACATTGATGCCGGCAAAACAACTACCACCGAACGCATTCTTTACTATACCGGCATGACCCACAAGATTGGTGAAGTGCACGAAGGAGCAGCCATTACCGACTGGATGGAACAGGAAAAAGAGCGGGGAATTACCATTACCTCCGCATCGGTTACCTGTTACTGGAAATTTCCAACTGTTCAGGGCCAGGCCATTCCAGGAACTAAGCAATACAAGTTCAATATTATCGATACTCCAGGCCACGTGGACTTTACCGTGGAGGTAGAGCGTTCCATGCGGGTACTCGATGGACTGGTAGCTTTGTTTTCAGCTGTTGACGGTGTAGAACCGCAAAGTGAAACCGTGTGGCGCCAGGCTAACCGCTATCATGTGCCCCGCATTGGTTTTGTAAATAAAATGGATCGCGCTGGCGCCGATTTTCTAAATGTGGTTCGTCAGGTGCGTGAAATGTTGGGTGCCAAGTCTGTGCCCCTGCAATTGCCTATCGGCGCTGAGGATCATTTCAAGGGCGTTGTGGATCTGGTGGAAATGAAGGGTATCATCTGGGATGAGGCTACGCTGGGCATGACTTATCAGGAAGTGCCCATTCCGGACGATATGAAAGAGGAAGTGGAGGAATGGCGCAATCATCTCATCGAAACAGTGGCTGAATATGATGAAAAACTGATGGAAAAGTATTTTGAAGATCCACATTCCATCACCAACGATGAAATCTATGCGGTGCTTCGCAAAGCCACCATTGACATGAGCATTGTGCCCATGCTTTGCGGTAGCGCATTCAAAAATAAAGGCGTGCAGACCCTGCTGGACGCAGTGGTGAGGTATTTGCCCAGTCCTATTGACATTGCAGCTGTAAAAGGCGTGGATCCGAGAACTGGTGAAGAGGTAGTTCGCAAAACCGATCCCAAAGAACCCTTTGCTGCACTGGCTTTCAAAATCATGACCGATCCTTTTGTAGGCCGCCTGGCTTATTTCCGTTGTTATTCCGGTCATTTGGATGCGGGCTCCTATGTGCTGAACAATCGTACCGGCCGCAACGAACGCATCAGCCGCATCCTGCAGATGTTTGCCAATAAACAAAATCCCATTGATTTTATTGAAGCTGGTGATATCGGCGCAGCCGTTGGCTTCAAGGATATCAAAACAGGTGATACTCTCAGCGATCCCGATCATCCCATTGTGCTGGAAAGCATGTTTATCCCTGAGCCGGTGATTGCTGTAGCTATCGAGCCCAAGGCACAGGCCGATGTGGATAAAATGAGTATGGCTCTTGCCAAACTCATGGAAGAAGATCCTACCCTGCGTGTCAAAACCGATGAAGAAACCGGTCAAACCATCCTGCAGGGTATGGGTGAATTGCATCTGGAAATCATTCTGGATCGCATGCGCCGGGAATTCAAGGTTGAAGTCAATCAGGGTGCTCCACAGGTGGCTTACAAGGAAGCATTTACAACCACTGTGCAGCATCGTGAGATTCTGAAGAAACAAACCGGTGGCCGTGGTAAATACGCAGATATCGTTTTTGAACTGGGTCCTGCTGACGAAGAATGGCTGAAAAACAATCCTGGCCAGCATTTCCAGTTTGTCAATGATATCTTTGGAGGTGCTATTCCGAAAGAATACATCCCGGCTATTCAGAAAGGATTTGAATCGGCCATGGAAACCGGTGTGCTGGCAGGGTATCCGGTTGATAATATGAAGGTAAGGGTATATGATGGTAGCTACCACGAAGTAGACTCAGACTCCATGTCGTTTGAACTCTGCGCCCGCAGTGGTTTCCGTGAAGCCGGTAAAAAAGCAAAGCCCATTCTGCTGGAACCCATCATGAAAGTGGAAGTGATTACACCCGATCAGTACATGGGTGATGTAACAGGCGATCTGAACCGGCGCAGAGGTATTCTCGAAGGTATGGATAGCCGCAACAATGCCCAGGTTATTAAGGCTAAAGTTCCTCTCAGTGAAATGTTTGGTTATGTAACCCAGCTTCGTTCACTTACTTCAGGCCGCGCAACTTCCACCATGGAATTCAGCCATTATGCACCGGCACCCGCAAACATAGCTGAGGAAGTGATTGCGAAAGCTAAGGGTAAGGTAAGCGTGGAATAA
- the nosZ gene encoding Sec-dependent nitrous-oxide reductase → MKPKIFPQQKQLIPLFCGIITIAGLLLSSCNSHSSGGQGAISAQEAAQQVYVAPGQYDEFYAFMSGGYNGQVSVYGLPSGRLFKIIPVFSQNPENGYGYSEETKPLLMTSYGFIPWDDAHHPELSQTDGIPDGRWLFINANNTPRVARIDLKTFETVETIEIPNSAGNHSSPFVTENTEYVVAGTRFSVPIPQKDVPIASYKQNFGGVLSFIKVAPSGDMDLAFQVMMPGFDYDLAHAGKGKSKDWVFFTCYNSEEAHTLLEVNASQRDKDFVAAINWKKAEEYVQQGKYHEFPGTYYDNRFDTSTQTAHSYVHQGVKVLIPSECPGLVYFIPAPKSPHGVDVDPSGNYIVANGKLSADLSVFSFDKIQQAIQQKQFDGEVNGIPVLKFDAVLAGIVKSGGLGPLHTEFDDKGNAYTTFFISSEVVKWKLGTWQVEDRQPTFYSPGHLMIPGGDSRKPWGKYLVALNKITKDRYLPTGPELCQSAQLFDISGDKMKLLLDFPTVGEPHYAQAIPASILMPRSDKIYQLASNHNPYVTRTEKDAKVVRKGKRVDVYMTEIRSHFVPDNIEGIYLGDTVYFHVTNLEQDWDAAHGFAVEGNRENAELLLMPGQTKTLKWVPVRVGVFPFYCTDFCSALHQEMQGYVRVSSPNDNVALTWSTGKE, encoded by the coding sequence ATGAAACCAAAAATTTTTCCCCAACAAAAGCAGCTGATTCCGCTGTTTTGCGGAATCATAACAATTGCTGGTTTGCTGCTTTCCTCATGCAACAGTCATTCATCGGGTGGACAGGGCGCCATCAGTGCCCAGGAAGCTGCACAACAGGTGTATGTAGCTCCGGGTCAGTACGATGAATTTTATGCTTTCATGTCTGGTGGATACAACGGACAGGTCAGTGTATATGGATTGCCATCCGGGCGATTGTTTAAAATCATTCCGGTGTTTTCGCAGAATCCTGAAAATGGCTATGGATACAGCGAAGAAACCAAACCTTTGTTGATGACTTCTTATGGATTTATTCCCTGGGACGATGCGCATCACCCGGAATTGTCTCAAACTGATGGCATCCCTGATGGAAGATGGTTGTTCATCAATGCCAACAATACACCACGCGTGGCCAGAATTGATTTAAAAACTTTTGAAACTGTTGAAACGATCGAAATTCCCAATTCAGCAGGCAACCACAGTTCACCATTTGTTACGGAAAATACGGAATATGTAGTGGCAGGTACGCGTTTTAGTGTGCCTATTCCACAGAAAGATGTACCTATTGCATCATACAAACAAAATTTCGGAGGAGTACTTTCATTCATCAAGGTTGCTCCTTCTGGTGATATGGATCTTGCTTTCCAGGTGATGATGCCAGGATTTGATTACGATCTGGCACATGCAGGCAAAGGCAAATCAAAAGACTGGGTATTTTTCACCTGTTACAATTCAGAAGAGGCTCATACCCTGTTAGAAGTAAATGCTTCACAGAGGGATAAGGATTTTGTGGCAGCCATCAACTGGAAGAAAGCTGAAGAATATGTACAGCAGGGAAAATATCATGAATTTCCGGGTACGTATTATGATAACCGGTTTGATACCAGCACACAAACTGCACATTCGTATGTGCATCAGGGTGTGAAGGTGTTGATTCCTTCCGAATGTCCCGGGCTGGTTTATTTTATTCCTGCACCCAAGTCGCCTCATGGTGTAGATGTAGATCCGTCAGGAAATTACATTGTGGCCAATGGCAAGTTAAGTGCAGATCTGTCTGTGTTTAGTTTTGATAAAATACAACAAGCCATTCAGCAAAAGCAATTTGATGGAGAAGTAAATGGAATTCCAGTGCTGAAATTCGATGCTGTATTGGCTGGCATTGTGAAAAGCGGAGGTCTAGGGCCATTGCATACTGAATTTGATGATAAGGGAAATGCGTATACCACATTCTTTATTTCATCAGAAGTAGTGAAATGGAAATTAGGCACCTGGCAGGTTGAAGACCGGCAGCCTACATTTTATTCTCCCGGCCATCTGATGATACCCGGCGGTGATTCACGCAAGCCGTGGGGTAAATACCTCGTTGCATTGAATAAAATCACGAAGGACAGATATCTGCCCACAGGACCTGAATTATGCCAGTCAGCACAGTTGTTTGACATTTCAGGAGATAAAATGAAATTATTGCTGGATTTTCCGACAGTAGGCGAGCCACACTATGCACAGGCTATTCCCGCCAGCATCCTGATGCCACGGTCTGATAAAATTTATCAATTAGCCAGCAATCATAATCCTTATGTGACCAGGACAGAAAAAGATGCAAAAGTGGTAAGAAAAGGTAAGCGTGTTGATGTGTATATGACAGAAATCCGCAGCCATTTCGTACCGGATAATATTGAAGGAATTTATCTGGGTGATACGGTTTATTTCCATGTTACCAATTTGGAACAGGACTGGGATGCAGCACATGGTTTTGCGGTGGAAGGAAATCGTGAAAATGCTGAATTGCTGCTGATGCCCGGTCAAACCAAAACATTGAAGTGGGTTCCCGTAAGAGTAGGTGTGTTCCCGTTCTATTGTACAGATTTCTGTTCGGCATTGCATCAGGAAATGCAGGGATATGTGAGGGTGTCTTCACCAAATGATAATGTAGCGCTCACCTGGTCAACCGGCAAAGAATAA
- a CDS encoding c-type cytochrome, with product MKKKLNTLLFLIVGLWFIGCHSSNPASQQATENVTAPAASASTANPLDDKGIGPVQSVQLGAIQPELAKKGETIFNEKCTACHRIDSRYIGPALKGVTRRQAPEWIMNMILNPDVMIQQDPIAKQLVGESNGAVMANLHLSEDEARALLEYLRSVDDSSSSK from the coding sequence ATGAAAAAAAAATTAAACACTCTTTTATTCCTAATCGTGGGTCTATGGTTCATCGGCTGCCATTCGTCAAACCCAGCCAGCCAGCAGGCAACCGAAAACGTGACTGCTCCTGCTGCATCGGCATCCACTGCAAATCCCCTGGATGACAAAGGGATTGGGCCGGTGCAATCGGTTCAGCTCGGAGCCATTCAGCCTGAACTCGCCAAAAAAGGGGAGACCATTTTCAATGAAAAATGTACAGCCTGTCACCGGATTGATAGTCGTTACATCGGTCCTGCTTTGAAAGGAGTTACCAGGCGACAGGCACCTGAATGGATCATGAACATGATTCTCAATCCGGATGTGATGATCCAGCAGGATCCCATAGCCAAACAACTCGTAGGTGAGAGTAATGGCGCCGTTATGGCTAACCTTCATCTCAGCGAAGATGAAGCACGTGCCTTACTCGAATATCTGCGTTCGGTTGACGATAGTTCTTCATCCAAATAA
- the nosD gene encoding nitrous oxide reductase family maturation protein NosD, which yields MKGVVIICFLVMLAGKTWARQIQVCASCEVQTIEKALQQAKPYDTILLKGTFQLDSAYTITMPLSIIGQQAILDGQGKTGMWIIHANNVLIRDLTLLHTGMSYIEDRACISISKSNHISILHVKMIQSFFGIYAYQSRHILVEDCFFDGLGTTEFNAANGIHLWYCDSVNLIDNIVQHHRDGIYLEFTNNSEIKNNISRNNIRYGMHFMFSNNDSYIENTFQYNGAGVAVMYSHNIQMKKNTFSRNYGPNAYGLLLKEIHDSEIRQNYFLDNTAGLFMEECSRLNIIGNTFQSNGWAMRITGSSLNNQISRNNFLQNSFDVASLTANVQDNRFYENYWSDYRGYDLNGDNIGDVPFHPMRMFAYVVMRYNISVVLLRSLLESLLNVAESVIPIVTPSKLVDPAPLMKPVQHD from the coding sequence ATGAAAGGCGTTGTAATTATTTGTTTTCTGGTAATGCTGGCAGGAAAAACCTGGGCAAGGCAAATACAAGTATGTGCTTCCTGTGAAGTGCAAACCATTGAAAAAGCCTTGCAGCAGGCAAAACCTTATGATACTATCCTGCTGAAAGGAACGTTTCAGCTGGATAGTGCATACACCATTACAATGCCTTTATCTATCATCGGCCAGCAGGCGATTTTGGACGGACAGGGAAAAACAGGCATGTGGATAATCCATGCCAATAATGTATTGATCAGAGATTTGACTCTGCTGCATACGGGCATGAGTTATATAGAAGACAGGGCCTGTATCTCCATCTCGAAATCAAATCATATAAGCATCCTGCATGTAAAAATGATCCAATCTTTTTTCGGAATTTATGCTTATCAAAGCAGGCATATTCTTGTGGAAGACTGTTTTTTTGACGGATTGGGAACCACCGAGTTTAATGCAGCAAATGGTATTCACTTATGGTATTGTGACAGTGTGAATCTGATTGATAACATTGTTCAGCATCACAGAGATGGTATATATCTTGAATTCACTAATAACAGTGAAATAAAAAATAATATCAGCCGGAACAATATTCGTTATGGTATGCATTTTATGTTCTCCAATAACGATTCTTACATTGAAAATACTTTTCAGTATAATGGTGCAGGAGTGGCTGTGATGTATTCACACAACATTCAGATGAAAAAAAATACGTTTTCACGTAATTACGGTCCCAATGCCTACGGTTTGTTGCTGAAAGAAATTCATGATTCAGAAATCAGACAGAATTATTTTTTGGATAATACAGCTGGATTGTTTATGGAAGAATGCAGCCGACTGAATATTATCGGAAATACTTTTCAATCGAACGGATGGGCCATGCGAATAACGGGAAGTTCATTGAACAACCAGATTAGCAGAAATAATTTTTTGCAAAATTCATTTGATGTAGCCTCGTTAACGGCAAATGTTCAGGATAATCGTTTTTATGAAAACTACTGGAGTGATTACAGGGGTTATGATTTGAACGGAGATAACATAGGTGATGTGCCCTTTCATCCGATGCGTATGTTTGCTTATGTGGTGATGCGATATAATATTTCTGTGGTTCTGCTACGGAGTTTGCTTGAAAGTTTGCTCAACGTAGCAGAATCTGTGATTCCCATTGTCACTCCATCCAAACTTGTTGATCCGGCACCATTGATGAAACCAGTTCAGCATGATTGA
- a CDS encoding nitrous oxide reductase accessory protein NosL, translating into MKKYLVTVCAMFLITACKPKPEPIQYGFDSCDFCRMTIVDKRFGGELVTSKGKVYKFDSIDCLDSFYHRANESFAYVLFVDYNQPGTLIPAKDAYLLFSSELHSPMGEGVAAFRDRQQAEEMQKKYGGEIKRCPLPIK; encoded by the coding sequence ATGAAAAAATATCTGGTTACTGTGTGTGCGATGTTCCTGATAACAGCGTGTAAACCCAAACCTGAACCTATCCAATATGGATTTGACAGCTGTGATTTCTGCAGGATGACTATTGTAGACAAAAGGTTTGGCGGAGAACTGGTTACTTCCAAAGGCAAGGTGTATAAATTTGATTCCATAGATTGTCTTGACAGCTTTTATCATCGTGCAAATGAATCTTTTGCATACGTGCTTTTTGTGGATTATAACCAACCAGGCACACTCATACCTGCAAAGGATGCATATCTGCTCTTTAGTTCCGAGTTGCACAGCCCGATGGGTGAAGGTGTGGCTGCATTTCGGGATAGGCAGCAGGCAGAAGAAATGCAAAAAAAATATGGTGGTGAAATCAAAAGATGCCCATTGCCAATTAAATGA